The region GCCCGCACCAGCCAGTCCTGTGTCGCGGCCCCCATCATCCCCTGTCGCAGCCTCTCCGCCAACGCATCGAGCCCGTAGACCTGCTGGTAGACGGCGTAGAGCCCGAGCGTCCCACCCAGCCCCGCCAGGGTCCACGGGAGCCATGGCCCGCGGCGCAGCTGTTCGGGTAACCCCCGCGCCCCGACTCCCAGGATCAGCGCAACCAGCCATAGGGCCCAGGGTTCGATGACCGAACCCGGCGCCACGGCCAGGGCTCGCCACGGACCGACCCCGAGCGCGGCGACGAGGACCAGCGCCAACGCGGACCCGCTGGGCTTCAGGCCGCGGGCGACAACGATGGCAACGAAGAGAAGGGCCAGCAGTCCGTGGGCCCATGCCGCATGGCCTCGGGTCTCCGGCGGCAGGAGCGCGAGAAGCCCGAGTAGCCCGAGAGGGAGTAGGTCGAGTCGAGGCTGTGATCTCATGCGGGATGACCTGAATACACTACCGGCGGGCAAAAGAAAAGGGGCCCCCGTCGGGGGCCCCTTCCATCCGAATCAGTTCGGCTACGCGCTTACTGCTGCGCTCCCTCCGGCCACTGGACGAACTGTCCGTTGGCGAAGGTGATCGAGTCGTTGAAGCTGGTTACAGCGCCAGCGGCATCGTTGCCGCACGCACCAGCGTCTTTACCACCGGAACAGACGGTGTACTCCGTCGCAATGCTGGCGACGATGATTCCGTTGGTCCAGCCGTCCGTGGTCGGCGCGGTACGGATGTACAGCGGCTCAACGGCAGCCTCGAGGTTGGCCATCGTGGAGACGACCGGATAGTTGTTCTCGTCGATCGAATACGACTCAATGGCCGTACCGAGCGAGCGAAGATCCGCCATCGTGCGCTTCTGCTTACCGCGATCGATCGCGTTGAGCAGGTTCGGAATCGCGATGGCGGCAATGATGCCGATAATCGCAACCACGATCAGGAGCTCGATGAGGGTAAAACCTTTCTGTTGTCGGAACTTCATTGCTGCGGCCTCCTTAGTTTCAGCTTGCCCCCGGATATCAGCAAGGCCGATGCCAAGATCCTGTCCGAGTTGCATCCCTGAACGTAAGTCTTTCTTTTTGTTCGCTTTAGTCCTTCACAAGCTTCCGCTCGGCGCGGCTCGCGCAGGCGATCCGGATGGCGAAATTGCCAGCCTCTGTCGCTCCGCCGATTCCCATTATGACACCCATTGTCACTTTTGCCCGGAGACCAGCTCGGTGTCGGGCTCCTCGACCTCGCCATCCTTGCCCGAGATTCGGTATTTCTTGGCGAAATAACGGAATGAGCGGAAGGTCATGCCCAGCAGTTCCGCCGCCCGGGTCTGGACACCGCCGACCCGCTTCATCGATGTCTGCATGTAACGCTGTCTCAGCTCCTCGAGGTAGACCTCGAGATCCAGACCGCTCGGGGGCAGGGTCACGCTTTCGTCGGCCGGAGACGCGTCCACGGAGCCCCGGACCTCCGCTGGGAGGCTCTCGGCCTGGATCTCGTCCGCGGTCTCCAGGGCCACGGCCCGCTCGATCACGTTCTCCAGCTGGCGGACGTTTCCCGGCCAGTGGTAGGCCTCGAGTTGCTCAAGCGCCTGCGGCGAGATCCCCCGCAGGTTGGTCTTGCCCACGAGGGCCAGGTATTTCTCCAGGAAATGCTCTGCCAGCGACGGGATGTCCTCGGCCTTCTCCCGCAGGGCGGGCATGCGGATCGCGATGACGTTGATGCGGTAGAAGAGATCCTCACGGAACTGCCGATCCTGGACCATCTGCTCCAGGTCCTGGTTGGTCGCCGTGACGACTCGCACGTCGACCGGGATCTCCTCGGTGCCTCCCACCGGACGGATCGTCCGCTCCTGAAGGACTCGCAACAGCTTGATCTGCATGGCGGGCGTGGTCTCGCCGATCTCGTCCAGGAAGATTGTCCCACCGTTGGCGACTTCGAACAGGCCCTTCTTGTTGCTCACGGCGCCGGTGAAAGAGCCCTTTCGATGTCCGAACAACTCGCTCTCGAGAAGCTCGTCGGGAAGTGCGCCGCAGTTGATCGATACGAAGGGTAGATCGCCACGTCCCGAGTTATAGTGGATCGCCCGGGCGATCAACTCCTTGCCGGTGCCCGACTCTCCGGAAACCATGATGGTGCTGCCGGTGGTCGCGACTCTCTCGATCAGCTCGAAGATCGACTTCATCTTCTGGCTGCGCCCGACGAGGCCGTCGAACGTATAGCGACCATGAAGTTCGGCCTTGAGATCGCGGTTCTGGAGTTTCAGACCGGCGTTCTCGTTGACGACCCGCTTCAGATCCAGGGTCTTCCGGACGACCGTCTTGACCTCGTCCAGGTCGAACGGTTTCTCGACGTAGTACGACGCGCCGGCGTTCAAAGCCTCGATCGCCGTCTCCTTGGAGCCGAACGCGGTCATGATGATGACCGCCGTCTGGGGAAACCGCTCTCGAACCACCTCGAGCATCTCAAGACCGGACATCCCGGGCATCGAGATGTCGCTGATGATCAGGTCCCACGGGTTACAGTTTTCGAACATCTCGCACGCGGCCGTCGCCGATTCTGCGACATCGACGTTGTAGCCCTCCTTACCCAACATCAGGGCCAGGAGATCGCGCATGCTCTTCTCATCTTCCACGACCAGCAGTCTGCTCACGAACCTGACCCTCCCACGGCCTGAAGCGTTTCTTCGGATCCAGCGGGTCCTACAGCCGGGCATCGGGACGGCAAGGAAATCCGTACCCGTGTGCCCCGCCCGGGTGCACTCTCCAGATGAATCTTGCCGTCATGTTCTTCGACCAGCCGATAGACGATGGCGGCTCCCAGACCCGTACCTTCCTGGAACGACCCACTGAACGGCTGGAAGTAACTGGCTCTTTGCTCTTCGTTCATGCCTTCGCCCTGATCGGCGATCGACAACTCGATGCGAGAACGCTCGTCACGCCAATGAAGCCCTATGCGCAGCTCCCCGCCATCGGGCATCGCCTTAAGGCCGTTGCTCGCCAGGTTCCAGAACACCTGCTTGAGACGGTTCGCGTCGACGACACATTCCATTCGCTCGTCGTCGTAGTCCGTCTCGATCCGATGACTCCGACCGGACTCTCGACTCTTGCTGAGGAGTTTGACACCATCCTCGATGACCCGGACGAGATCGACATGCTCCGGAGCGAATGCACCGGGACGAGCGAACGTCAGAAAGTCGCGGATCGCCTGATCCAGTCGATGGGACTCCCGCATCACGATGTCCATCAGGTCCAGGGTCTCCTGATCCGGCGGGACAATGCCCTTGAGATATTGAACCGCCCCACTGATCGAGGCCAGCGGGTTTCTTAGCTCGTGCGCCATGCCGGCGGCCATCTCGCCCAGCGCGGCCATCCGCTCTCGGAGACGCATCTCCTGCTCGAGTGCGTGGATCTCGGTCAGGTCCTGGAAGATGAAGATGAACCCCAGAGGGGCCCCGGTCCGATCGTGGAGATTGGATGCGGCGATCCCGAGGAAGATCTGTTCGTGGCGAGCGTCGCCGGTCGTGAAGAATTTCTCGAAACGGAACCGACGGTTCGCCAGGAGTTGCCGGCGAACCTCTCCGAGATAGTCCGCTTCCAACCCGAACAGCTGTTCGACCTGCTGCCCGTCGACCGCTTCGAACTCCTGACCGAGGATCTCTGCCCCGCCGCGGTTCATGAAATTGATCTTGCCCGAGAGATTGGTGGTGATGAGTCCGCTGTTGATCGATCCGATGATGTTCTCGTTCAGCGCCTTGAGCCGGGCCACGGCTTCCGCTCGCTGATCGAGCTCCTTGCCCTGGCTACGAATCCGCTCGGCGAGATGGACCGACAGCCAGGCGAACGCCACCATCGCCACCAGATGGGCAACGAGGAAATTGATCATCCGACTGGGGTCGGATGCCGGCAGTATCCCGGATAGCAACATGAGCTGTTGCGGGAAAGCGACCATCGCGCCGTACATCAACCAACAGACGCCGGCCATCGTCATGGCCCAACGACGATCGGTCGCAAGGCTCGCGGCGGTGATCGGCAGGAGATACAGGAACGACATTGGCGAGTCGATTCCACCCGTGATGGCGACAAACGCCGACACCAGGCAGGCATCGCCGATCAGCTGCGCACGGATGAACAGTCGGAGCCCGGGCAGGACCCGGGCCAGGACCGCGTACAACAGAACCATCGTGTACGCGGCGGCCGTCAGCGTGAACAGAGGTCGAAGAGACTCGGCCGGCCGGAGCACCAACTCGATGCCGAACGCACTGATCAGCAGCGTCGTCACGACCACGACACGCAGCGTCATCAACCAACGCAATTGTCGCTCTCGATCCGCTCGACTCATCTGACCACGCCCCCGCGATCCGAATGAATGCATCACGGAGCCGTTGGATGACCTCGCGATGCGTCCTTACTCTCTTCCCTTCAGTCCCGGACTAGCCGATCTTGCTGATAAGCGAGAACATCGGCAGGTACATCGAGATTACGATGCCACCGATCACAACGCCAAGGAAGCTGATCATGATGGGCTCAAGGAGAGCCAACAGGTTGGCCGTCGCCTCGTCGACCTCGTCCTCGTAGAAGTCCGCGATTTTGGACAGCATGGTCTCGAGAGCACCGGTCTGCTCACCGACGGCGACCATCTGAACGACCATCGAAGGAAAAACCTCACTGGCCTTCAACGGCTCGGATATCGTCTTGCCCTCTTCGACGCTGGCCCGGGTCGCCATGATGGCGTCCTCGACGATCGCGTTGCCCGACGTCTTGGCCGTAATCTCCAACCCGTCGAGAATCGGCACACCCGACGAGACCAACGTCCCGAGGGTGCGACAGAAACGGGCGACCGCGATCTTCTTCATCACGTTACCCAGAACGGGCAGTTTCAACATGATTCGATCGAGAACCCGTCGGCCCTTGTGGGTCTTGTGATAGCGATTGATCAGGAAGATCGTGAGACCGATAGAGAGGAAGATCACCCACCAGAAGCTGCCGATGAAATTCGACAACCCGATGGTGATACGCGTCGGCAACGGCAGCGTCGCCCCGAGCCCCTCGAACAGGGTCGCGAATGTCGGAATGACTTTCCACAGGATGATCCAGACAACTGCAACCGCGATCACGATCACCGCGATCGGGTAGACCAGCGCCGAGCGAACCGCCGAACGCAGCTTGACGATCTTCTCGATGTACTGAGAGAGACGCTGAAGAATGGTGTCGAGGATACCGCCAGCCTCACCCGCCGCCACCATGTTGGCGTACAGGTCGTCAAAGGCCTTCGGATGCTTTCGCATAGCGTCAGCCAGCGTCGAACCGGATTCGACGTCCTGCCGGACCTGCAGCAAGATCTTCTGGAACGTGCGATTGTCCTGCTGTGTACCCAGGATCTCCAGACACTGGACCAGCGGCAGACCGGCGTCGATCATCACCGAGAACTGTCGGGTGAAGATCGCGATTTCCTTGCTGCTGATTCCGCCGCCGATTTTCGGAAGGGCGAACTCTTTGCCGCGCTCGGAGACTGCGGTGACGATGATCTGCTGCTTGCGCAGACTGGCGATCGCCGCCTCCTTGCTCTCCGCGACGAGAACGCCTTCTTGAATTCGACCGCCTCGGGTCCGACCCTTCCAAGTGTAGTTGGGCATCGTTTAATCCTCTATCGCCGCTTAGCGCCGTGGACGTCTGCCGCGTGCGTTTGCCACTCCACCCTGTTGGTGGCCCTGAGCACCGCGGCTGAGCATCTCTTCCAGTTCGTCGGGGTGGGACGACATCGATAGCGCCAACTCCCGGGTGACCTGCCTCTTAATAACCAACGTCGACAGCGACTGATTGAATGTCTGCATGCCGTATTTCAACTGACCCACCTGCATCGCAGAATAGATCTGATGCACCTTGTCCTCACGAATGAGGTTTCGGATGGCCGCGTTCGGAACCATGATCTCCATCGAGAGCGCACGACCCTGACCGTTTGCGGTCGGCAGCAACGCCTGACAGAGAATACCCTCCAGGACCAGCGACAGCTGCGCACGAATCTGCGACTGTTGATGGGGCGGGAAAACGTCCACGATACGGTTGATCGTCTGCGATGCCGAGTTGGTGTGGAGCGTGCCGAACGTCAAATGGCCCGTCTCCGCAATGCGAAGCGCCGACTCGATCGTTTCCAGGTCGCGCATCTCACCGATGAGCACGATGTCGGGATCTTGACGAAGCACGGACCGCAATGCGGCCGGGAACGACTTGGTATCCGCGTGCAACTCACGCTGGTTGACCAGGCACTTCTTGTGTTGATGGAGATACTCGATCGGGTCCTCGATCGTCACGATATGCTCGGCGCGCTCGCTGTTGACCTTGTCCAGCATCGACGCCAACGTCGTCGACTTACCGGAACCGGTCGGACCCGTCACGAGAATCAGGCCGCGGGGTCGCTCGCAAAGGTCGGAGACGACCGAGGGGAGGCCGAGTTCGTCAAACGTCTTCAGCTCCCAGGGGATCGTACGGAAAGCGCCGGCGACGGCACCCCGCTGGAAGAAGATGTTGGCACGAAACCGCGCCAGACCCTTCACCCCGAACGAGAAGTCCAGTTCGAAGGTCTCCTCGAATCGATGTTTCTGCGAATCGGTAAGAACGCTATAGATGAGGTTCTTCGTCTCGGCAGGCGTCATCGGCGGTGTCTGGAGCTGAACCATCTTGCCGTTGATACGGATCTGTGGAGCCGTATTCGTCGTGACATGTAAGTCGGTGCCGCCCTGATCCACAAGAGTCTTGAGCAGCTGATGCATGGTTACGCCCATTGCTGGCCTCGTCCGCGCCTACCGTGACCCCGTCGCAAGGTCGTCAGCACGTAATTCGGTCCCGTCCTCCGGGACTCTTCTTCGTTCATCTGTCGATTCGTCGTCATCGTCAAGCGTTTCCTAGATAATCGTCTCGCGGACGACCTCTTCAACCGTGGTGGCTCCATCCTGGATCTTTCGCAGACCGGACTGCCGCAGCGAAATCATCCCCTCGTCGAGGGCCTGACGACGCAGTTCCATTGCCGACGCACCGGAGAGGATCAACTCACGGGTCTGATCGGACATTTCCATGACCTCATAGAGACCCACACGTCCTCGATAACCCGTGTTGTTGCAGCTGCTGCATCCGTGACCCTTGTGCAGCCGAATCTGGGGGGCCTGCTCCTCGGTGAACCCGACGTCGATGAGTGCCTGGGTCGGCATCTGGATCGCCTCCTTGCACTCCTTGCAGATCCGACGCACGAGACGCTGCGCACAGATGAGGTTGACGGATGTCGCGACGAGGAACGGCTCGATACCCATGTTCATCAATCGGTTGATCGTCGAGGGAGCATCGTTGGTATGCAACGTCGACAACACGAGATGGCCCGTCAGTGCGGCCTTGACGGCGATCTCTGCCGTCTCGAAGTCTCGAATCTCACCGACCAGCACGATGTTGGGATCCTGTCGCAGGAACGAACGCAGGGCGGCCGCGAAGTTGAGGCCGATCTGCTCCTTCATCTGCACCTGGTTGATGCCGTGGAGGTTGAACTCGACCGGATCCTCGGCCGTCATGATGTTGGTTTCCGGCGTGTTGACCCGGTTCATCGACGAGTAGAGCGTGTTGGTCTTACCGGAACCGGTCGGCCCTGTTACCAGAACCATTCCGTAAGGCTTCAGGATCTGACGCTCGAACTTCGACAGGGACTCTTGCTCGAATCCGAGGCCGGTCATGTCCAGCATCAGATTGTCTTTGTCCAGAAGCCGGAGCACCATCTTCTCGCCGAACAGGGTGGGAAGCACGGAGACGCGGTAGTCCATCTCCTTGGTCTTGCCCTGCAGCTTCATCTTGATCTTGATGCGGCCGTCCTGAGGAAGCCGTTTCTCGGAGATGTCCAGTTTGGCCATGATCTTGATACGGCTGGTGATCGCATCGCGCAGCTTCATCGGCGGGTGCATGATCTCGTAGAGCACCCCGTCAATGCGGAATCGGACCCGGAAGTCCTTCTCGTAAGGTTCGATATGGATATCCGACGCACTCTTCTTGATCGAGTCGGTCAGGATGATGTTGACCAGTTTGACAACCGGTGCTTCCTCGGAGGACGCCTCCAGTTGATTCAGATCAACCTCTTCCTCCTCCTCCAGGACCTCGAGGGCTTCGGACTCGGCCTCGGCCATTTCGTCCATGACCTTCTTCAGCTCGAGGGCATGCTGGGAGCCGTAGTACTTCTCGATCGACTCGCGGATCGCGATCTCGCTGGCAACCACCGGTTCGACGTTGTAACCGGTCATGAACTTGATGTCGTCCATGGCGAAGACGTTGGTCGGGTCGGCCATGGCGATGGTCAGGGTCGCCCCGGTCCGGTTGACCGGGAGCACCAGGTATTTCTGGGAGACTTCGCTGGGGATCAGGTTGATCACCGACTCGTCGATCTCGAAGTGTCTTAGATTGATGGACGGCACGCCGTACTGCTCGGAAAGCAGCTGGGTGATGTCGTCTTCCTTCACGTAGCCCAGTCGGATCAGGTTGAAGCCAAGCTTCTCGCCGTTCTGCGACTGCGACTCGAGAGCTTCGTCGAGCTGGCTCTGGCTGATCATCCCAGCCTTAACCAGCATCTCCCCCAGTTTGACCGCCATCGGCTCCCTCTGGCCCTATCTCGGGCAGACCGTACCCACAGACCCCGTATAGACTCGATCCAGAATCAATATATGATCATACCGATCTATATATCAATTCGGTTCCGAGCGAATCGTGGAAAATGTAGGGTCCGTGAAAATTATTGTCAAGGATTGGGCGGGTATGACAATTATTGCCGCTCTGGGTCACCGACAATCGCGAAAACCCGGCCAACGCCGCCGGAAAAGCGGGCCAGACCCTACTCGTTCAGGAATCGTTCCATGAACCCGGTATCCAGCCGGCCACGGACGAAGTCCTCTTCGGCCACGATCCGCTGCTGCAGCGGAATATTGGTCTCGATCCCCTCGACCACGAACGACTCCAGAGCCCGCCGCATCCTCAGGATCGCCTCGCCCCGCGTGTTACCCCTGGCGACGACCTTGGCGATCATCGAGTCGTAGAACGGCGGGACGACCGCCTCGGCGTAGCAGGCCGTGTCCAGCCGAATCCCCGGGCCGCCCGGCGGGTGGAAGGTGGTGATCGTCCCGGGGCTCGGCCGGAAGGTCACGGGATGTTCGGCGTTGACCCGGCACTCGATGGCGTGACCGTTGCGACGGACATCTTCCTGGGTAAAGGAGAGCGGCTCCCCCGCCGCGACACGGATCTGCTCCTTGATCAGATCGATCCCGGTGACCATCTCGGTTACAGGATGCTCGACCTGGATTCGCGTGTTCATCTCGATGAAATAGAACTCGCCGGAGGCATCCAGCAGGAACTCCACCGTCCCCGCGTTGGTGTAGTCGACCGATTTGGCGGCGCGCACGGCGGCCTCGGACATCCTCTGCCGCAGTTCCCCGCTGAGGGCGGTCGAAGGACATTCTTCCAGAAGCTTCTGATGTCGACGCTGGATCGAACACTCCCGCTCGAACAGATGGACGACGTTGCCGTGGGCATCGCCCATGATCTGAAACTCGATGTGACGCGGTCGGTGGACGAACTTCTCGATATAACAGGCCGGATCGCCGAACGACGCGCCGGCCTCATTGCTGGCGGCGTCGAACTGACGCTCGAGTTCCTCGACCTCGGTGACGATTCGCATCCCGCGACCGCCCCCTCCGGCCTTGGCCTTGATGAGGACCGGACAGCCAATCTGCTCGACGATCTCTCGGGCCTCGTCGATGTTCTCGATGATCCCCTCGCTGCCGGGGACCGTCGGGACGCCGGCGGTCATCATCGTCTTGCGAGCCTCGGCCTTGTCACCCATCCGACGGATCACGTCCGGCTCGGGACCGATGAAGGTCAGTCCGACCTCCTTGCAGACCTCTGCGAAATGCGCGGACTCGGCGAGGAAGCCGTAGCCGGGGTGCACCGCGTCCGCGTCGGTAATCTCCGCGGCGGAGATGATCGCCGAGACGTTGAGGTAGGATTCCGCGTTCCGCGGCGGGCCGATACAGACCTCCTCGTCCGCGAACTTGACGTGGAGAGAGTCCGCATCCGCCGTCGAATAGACCGCGACCGTCTTGATCCCCAATTCCTTGCAGGCCCAGACGATCCTGAGGGCTATCTCGCCTCGATTGGCGATGAGGATCTTGCGGAACACGACTTCCCCCGTCGACCTAGGACATGGGTCGGAGGCGCAACAGAACCTCCCCGAACTCGACGGGTTGTCCGTTGGCGACGACGACCTCCACGACCTCTCCGTCGTGTTCGGACTCGATCTCGTTCATCACCTTCATCGCCTCGACGATACAGATGACCTGCCCCCGCGAGACCCGCCCGCCGATATCGACGAAGGCGGCAGCATCCGGGCTGGATGAGCGATAGAAGGTCCCGACGATGGGAGACTGCACGTCGATCAGGCCGGCCTCGGGGGCCGGCGTCACCGGAGCGGCCTCCGGGATCGACGCGGCGACCCCTGGAGCGGATGTTGCCGCAGCCGCGACGGGCACCGTGGCGATCTCGGCCGACGACATCGAGGTGACGACCGTGGGCGGGCCGTGGGTCTCCTTGACCAGCTTGATCTTGACACCCTCGTGTTCGAGCTCGAAGGTGCTGAAATTGCTATGCGAGATCAGATCGATCAGGTCGCGGATATCCTTCGGTTCCACCCAATTCCTCCGTCGCACTCATCGGGTCCGGTTTGGCGACGCAAGAGTAGCATCCGCTTTCCCGGCGCCACAAGCCGCACGTCAATCGACGGTCAATCTCTGAAGCCAGCCTCGAAGTCGGTCGATCTTCTGACGTCTGCCCCCGGAAGCCCCCAGCGTCTTTCGGAAGGTCTCACTAAGGTCCGTGGCGCGGGCCGCCTGAGCGGGATCGGGCAGTCGGTCCGTGGGCTCGAGCCGGCCCGCGTGCCGATCTCCCGCCAGGCGCCTCTCGATCGACTGACGCTCGTCCACGGTCATCTCCGAGTCCGGGATCGCCGCCAGGAGGCGGCGTACGTGGGAGTGGTCTCCCTGCGCCAGGCGTAGACGAAGGTGGGTTCGCGTCAGCGGACCCGGATCATCGGATTCAACGATCTTCGTCATTCAGGTGTCCAGAAAAGAAAACGGCCCCGCCGATTGTACTCGACGGGGCCGTCTAAACTGTTGGGTTCGAATTCGTGGACTAGATACAGCCCTCGATGTTGAGTTGCTTGGTCACCCCGATGAACATCTGCGTGCCCTCGACCGTGACGGCCCGGAACACCATCTGCAGGTTCGCCGTCGATCCGGAGATCGCAAGCGTCAGGTCATCGAAGGCGATCGGCGTGAAGGTCGCCTGGATCTGCTCGCCTACCGGAACCGCGACACCACCAAGGCCGAACGTCCGCGAGGGCGTCGCGTTGGCGGGATCGATCCAGTTGTAGGTGATCGCCACATCCTGGACGACGATGTCGTTGAACGGTGAGCTGTCATCGGCCGAACCGTTCTTGGGCAGATTCTCGAAGGAGACCTGCCAATCGTTGATCGTGAACGTACAGACCAACGTCATCTGATCGAGCGATGCCGAGACCGCCGGTGCATCGAAGACCGAGATCTCCAGCACGACATCGGCACTGTCGCCGTCGTCCAAGGAATCGCTGGTACACGACACCGCACCGATCAGCACGGTTGCCAACAGGAGCAGCATCCATTTATTAAGATTAGATTGCATTTTCAAACTCTCCGTTAGCTGAACTTGACGATCTTGGGGGTGAGGAAGATCAGCAGTTCGCGGTCTTCCTTGTTGACGTTCTGACTACGGAACAACCAGCCGAAGAGCGGGATCTTCCGGAACCACGGAACGCCAAGTTCGTTGGCGCCTTCACTGTGCGTGAAGATGCCGCCGATCACCGATGTTCCGCCGTCCTTGATCAACAGCTTCGTCTGTGCCCGCTGGGTACGGATCGAAGGTATCTCACCGGCCGTCTGCACGAAGTCCGGCGAGTTGTTCTCGACGACGACATCGAGGATGACGGTTCCCTCGGCGGTGATCTGTGGAGTCACAATCAGTCGCAGTGACGCCGACACGAACTCGACGTTGATCTCGGTGGCGGTCGTGTTGACGATCGGGATTCGAACACCCTGTTCGATCTCAGCACGCTCGTTGTTCTGGGTCGCGATCTTCGGCGCCGACAGCGTCCGACTCTTACCTTCCGTCTCCAGAGCATTTAGCTCGAGATCCAGAGTGAACGAGTCGACGACGTTGCCGAGAGAGAACCCGAGCGTGCTCGAGCTGTCGCCCGGCAGGTTCAGGCCGTAACCGACGGAAGCGTTATGGGGGAACGACAGACCCGTCGACGTGCCGCGGGAGGCATCGGCGATCGCGTTGAGGCCCCAGGTCACGCCAAGACTCTTGGTGTAACTGCGAGAGGTCTCGACGATGCGAGCTTCGATAACGACCTGCGGAGTCTGCGTGTCGAGGGTGCTGATCAGCTGATCCAGCGGCTCGACTCGTTTCGGGATGTCGCTGATGATCAGCGTGTTGGTTCGCTCGTCGACGATCACACGACCACGGGG is a window of Acidobacteriota bacterium DNA encoding:
- a CDS encoding type II secretion system protein GspG — protein: MIAAIAIPNLLNAIDRGKQKRTMADLRSLGTAIESYSIDENNYPVVSTMANLEAAVEPLYIRTAPTTDGWTNGIIVASIATEYTVCSGGKDAGACGNDAAGAVTSFNDSITFANGQFVQWPEGAQQ
- a CDS encoding sigma-54 dependent transcriptional regulator yields the protein MSRLLVVEDEKSMRDLLALMLGKEGYNVDVAESATAACEMFENCNPWDLIISDISMPGMSGLEMLEVVRERFPQTAVIIMTAFGSKETAIEALNAGASYYVEKPFDLDEVKTVVRKTLDLKRVVNENAGLKLQNRDLKAELHGRYTFDGLVGRSQKMKSIFELIERVATTGSTIMVSGESGTGKELIARAIHYNSGRGDLPFVSINCGALPDELLESELFGHRKGSFTGAVSNKKGLFEVANGGTIFLDEIGETTPAMQIKLLRVLQERTIRPVGGTEEIPVDVRVVTATNQDLEQMVQDRQFREDLFYRINVIAIRMPALREKAEDIPSLAEHFLEKYLALVGKTNLRGISPQALEQLEAYHWPGNVRQLENVIERAVALETADEIQAESLPAEVRGSVDASPADESVTLPPSGLDLEVYLEELRQRYMQTSMKRVGGVQTRAAELLGMTFRSFRYFAKKYRISGKDGEVEEPDTELVSGQK
- a CDS encoding ATP-binding protein, with the protein product MSRADRERQLRWLMTLRVVVVTTLLISAFGIELVLRPAESLRPLFTLTAAAYTMVLLYAVLARVLPGLRLFIRAQLIGDACLVSAFVAITGGIDSPMSFLYLLPITAASLATDRRWAMTMAGVCWLMYGAMVAFPQQLMLLSGILPASDPSRMINFLVAHLVAMVAFAWLSVHLAERIRSQGKELDQRAEAVARLKALNENIIGSINSGLITTNLSGKINFMNRGGAEILGQEFEAVDGQQVEQLFGLEADYLGEVRRQLLANRRFRFEKFFTTGDARHEQIFLGIAASNLHDRTGAPLGFIFIFQDLTEIHALEQEMRLRERMAALGEMAAGMAHELRNPLASISGAVQYLKGIVPPDQETLDLMDIVMRESHRLDQAIRDFLTFARPGAFAPEHVDLVRVIEDGVKLLSKSRESGRSHRIETDYDDERMECVVDANRLKQVFWNLASNGLKAMPDGGELRIGLHWRDERSRIELSIADQGEGMNEEQRASYFQPFSGSFQEGTGLGAAIVYRLVEEHDGKIHLESAPGRGTRVRISLPSRCPAVGPAGSEETLQAVGGSGS
- a CDS encoding type II secretion system F family protein, whose amino-acid sequence is MPNYTWKGRTRGGRIQEGVLVAESKEAAIASLRKQQIIVTAVSERGKEFALPKIGGGISSKEIAIFTRQFSVMIDAGLPLVQCLEILGTQQDNRTFQKILLQVRQDVESGSTLADAMRKHPKAFDDLYANMVAAGEAGGILDTILQRLSQYIEKIVKLRSAVRSALVYPIAVIVIAVAVVWIILWKVIPTFATLFEGLGATLPLPTRITIGLSNFIGSFWWVIFLSIGLTIFLINRYHKTHKGRRVLDRIMLKLPVLGNVMKKIAVARFCRTLGTLVSSGVPILDGLEITAKTSGNAIVEDAIMATRASVEEGKTISEPLKASEVFPSMVVQMVAVGEQTGALETMLSKIADFYEDEVDEATANLLALLEPIMISFLGVVIGGIVISMYLPMFSLISKIG
- a CDS encoding type IV pilus twitching motility protein PilT; the encoded protein is MGVTMHQLLKTLVDQGGTDLHVTTNTAPQIRINGKMVQLQTPPMTPAETKNLIYSVLTDSQKHRFEETFELDFSFGVKGLARFRANIFFQRGAVAGAFRTIPWELKTFDELGLPSVVSDLCERPRGLILVTGPTGSGKSTTLASMLDKVNSERAEHIVTIEDPIEYLHQHKKCLVNQRELHADTKSFPAALRSVLRQDPDIVLIGEMRDLETIESALRIAETGHLTFGTLHTNSASQTINRIVDVFPPHQQSQIRAQLSLVLEGILCQALLPTANGQGRALSMEIMVPNAAIRNLIREDKVHQIYSAMQVGQLKYGMQTFNQSLSTLVIKRQVTRELALSMSSHPDELEEMLSRGAQGHQQGGVANARGRRPRR
- the pilB gene encoding type IV-A pilus assembly ATPase PilB, which codes for MAVKLGEMLVKAGMISQSQLDEALESQSQNGEKLGFNLIRLGYVKEDDITQLLSEQYGVPSINLRHFEIDESVINLIPSEVSQKYLVLPVNRTGATLTIAMADPTNVFAMDDIKFMTGYNVEPVVASEIAIRESIEKYYGSQHALELKKVMDEMAEAESEALEVLEEEEEVDLNQLEASSEEAPVVKLVNIILTDSIKKSASDIHIEPYEKDFRVRFRIDGVLYEIMHPPMKLRDAITSRIKIMAKLDISEKRLPQDGRIKIKMKLQGKTKEMDYRVSVLPTLFGEKMVLRLLDKDNLMLDMTGLGFEQESLSKFERQILKPYGMVLVTGPTGSGKTNTLYSSMNRVNTPETNIMTAEDPVEFNLHGINQVQMKEQIGLNFAAALRSFLRQDPNIVLVGEIRDFETAEIAVKAALTGHLVLSTLHTNDAPSTINRLMNMGIEPFLVATSVNLICAQRLVRRICKECKEAIQMPTQALIDVGFTEEQAPQIRLHKGHGCSSCNNTGYRGRVGLYEVMEMSDQTRELILSGASAMELRRQALDEGMISLRQSGLRKIQDGATTVEEVVRETII
- the accC gene encoding acetyl-CoA carboxylase biotin carboxylase subunit is translated as MFRKILIANRGEIALRIVWACKELGIKTVAVYSTADADSLHVKFADEEVCIGPPRNAESYLNVSAIISAAEITDADAVHPGYGFLAESAHFAEVCKEVGLTFIGPEPDVIRRMGDKAEARKTMMTAGVPTVPGSEGIIENIDEAREIVEQIGCPVLIKAKAGGGGRGMRIVTEVEELERQFDAASNEAGASFGDPACYIEKFVHRPRHIEFQIMGDAHGNVVHLFERECSIQRRHQKLLEECPSTALSGELRQRMSEAAVRAAKSVDYTNAGTVEFLLDASGEFYFIEMNTRIQVEHPVTEMVTGIDLIKEQIRVAAGEPLSFTQEDVRRNGHAIECRVNAEHPVTFRPSPGTITTFHPPGGPGIRLDTACYAEAVVPPFYDSMIAKVVARGNTRGEAILRMRRALESFVVEGIETNIPLQQRIVAEEDFVRGRLDTGFMERFLNE